The genomic window CGGCACTCCCGCACCCCCTGGGGGAAGTCCGTCACCAGGCTGGGGGGACAAGGGGAAGCCCTCAGCCCTCCTCCACACAGGCCCCGCAGACAGATAGACACAGCCAGACTCTCACCACCCGCCCCCCACTACCTCGGCAAACCACTTCCCCAAGCTGGGCCTCTGTTTCCCCTtctgcaaaccaaaccaaaaccagttgccgtcaagtagcCTCtaactcacggtggccccatgtgtgtcagagtagaactgtgctccttgggATTTTTagtgggtgatttttcaaaaggaggccaagcttttcttccaaggcacctctgggtggattcggactgccaacctttcagtaagcagctggaCACTTAACcgtatgcaccacccagggactctggcccAAATCCCCtcccaaaatccaaaccagttgtcgatgagtcgactctaactcatggcaaccccatgtgtgtcggagtagaacagcactccacagggttttttcaatggctgtgacctttcagaagcagatagccaggcctttcttctgaggtgcctctgggtggacttgaccctccaacctttgggtcagTAGCTAAGAATATTAATGTTTCCACTACCCAGGGCCCCACCTGCAAAAGAAACCTCAAAATCCCGAGCCCAGGGATGGTGAGACACGCACAAAGCAGAGCACAGTGACAGCTGTAAACCCCTCACTCAGCTGCTTCATGCTGTTGTTCATTTAGAGATACTAAGGCACTtgtaaggagccatggtggcacagtggttaagcgcccagctgctaaccaaagggttgacagtttgaacccaccagccattccaggagaaagatgtggcagtctgcttccttggaggtttacagccttggaaactccatggggcagttctattctgtcctatagggtcgctatgaatcgcaattaactcgacagcaacggggtaAGGCACTCGCAGTGTGTGTGTGGGGCAGGGGGTAAGAGACTCTCACCCGCTCCCCCTGCCCCCCGGGTTGCTGTTATCAgccccttgttgttgttaattgttggtgagtcaattccaactcacggcaaccccacgtgtgcagagtagaaatgtcctgcataaggttttcaaggctgggaccttttggaagtagatcgccaggcctttcttctgagacacctacCTCTAcggggtttgaaccgccaacctttcagttagtagttgagtgcttaactatttgagcCACCCAGGTACTCCCCTACAGATGAGTAAAAGGAGGCTCAGAAGGAGATGGCACCATGATTATGGGACCCTAAGCCCCTCACTATCCCTGGGGAAGGTCCCAGACTCCTTCTGAgctgctcctgcctcagggcaTGCAGCAACACAGCCCCAGGAGAGGTGGTCACCCCCCTCCGCCCTGTCCCCTGGGGCCCTGGCGCACCTGCAGAGGGCTCCGAGCACATGCTCGTGGAAGGGGCTGTGTTCTGTCCGGATGAGGGCCACCAGCTGCTGGACCATCCCCATGGAGCACAGGGTCCCTGGGGGCGGGGCTCAGAGGGTCAGGGCACCAACCCGCACCACCCGCCTGCCACCCTggcctcctccttcccctcctgccctctgccGCCCTGTCTGGGCCCTGGCCGCCCCACCTTTGTGCTCAGGGTGGCCCACCAGCAGGTTCTGCAGCAGGAACGCTGACTTGACCTTGAGCTTCTGCACCTGCTGCTGCATGGCCCGCATCAGCACCGAGAAGCCGTCCAAGCGTAGGAACTGCAGCAGCCCTGCCTCCTGCTCCCGGACCAGGCCTGCAAGAGTGACAAAGAAAGGAGGGTGGGACCTCGgggtcaccaccaccaccactatcatctctagtttgcttttttaattatctttttgttgctgttgttgagaacacacacagcagaacatacacccatttaacagtttctacatgtacaattcatcgacattaattacattcttagagctgtgcaaccattctcacactccttttctgaattgttcctcccccgttaacataaactgtctaatcttttgaattgctgttgtcagttggatCCCACGTAAAACAAGAAAatgcactgccattgagtcaattccaactcataacgaccctacagagTAGGGgtctgccccagagggtttccaagtctgtaatctttacaaaagcagactgccacatctttctcccaaagagcagctgtgggttagaactgcctaccttttgtttagcaaccaagtgcttaaccacggtaGCGTCAGAgcttccaaacccattgctgttgaattgattccaacccataacgatcctgtaagacagagtagaactgccccatagggcttccaaggctataatctttatgggagcagattgccaggtcttttctcccagggagcaatggtggatttgaactgcccacctttccactagcagcccagcatttaaccactatgccaccagctctCCTTTGATTTGATATAGGTATctcttaaaagagcaaaatgctcaaggcagacattctttactaattaagctaaactgttgtttgttttaatgaaggcttcaggggattttttcagtttaagatttaaagattatttcagggcaatagtttcgggacccatccagcctccatggctccagaaattctggattccatgagaatttgatatCTCTTCCGCATTttgccccttttgatcaagattcttctaaaGAAATCACCCCCATCATCTTCATCATTGTTTTCTGTGTGCCTGCGCTTTGCAAGTGCTCTATTTTTCACCGAGACAGAATTCACATGCCACAAAATTCAACTCCTTTAAAGTATACGATTAAGTCGTTTTTGGTAtaatttacagagttgtgcaaccatcaccgcaATCCATTctggaacattttcatcatcctaaAAAGGAACCCTCATTCCCCACTTCCTCCTAgcactaaccaaaaaccaaaccagttgctgttgagtcgatcccaactcatggcgaccccatgtgtgtcagagtagaacagtgctccatagagttttcaaagtagatcaccagtcctttcttctgaggtgcctctgagtaaacttgaaccaccgaccttttggttagctgccaagcacttaaccatttgaacTATCCAGTACTACTTTTGATGTtgtcagatgccatcaagttgattctgacttatagtgaccccatgtgacagagtagaactgccccatagggttttctaagctgtaatctttacaggagcagaccaccaggtcttttctcccacggagccactgggtgggatcAAACCACCCGCCTTTCGGTTAAAAGCcaatgtttaaccattgtaccaccagggctcctttcactactactactactactgatGTTACCATGTAgttctctgctctctgactagcaGACGGTCTGGTGAACTCACTGCTCTGTTCCCAGCTCCTGGCACAGAATCCCAACAAGTTATTGGGAACACTCCCCCTGACGCCCAAGGAGCCCcgatggcacagtgattaggcacttggctgctaactaaaaggttggtggttcgaacccaccaaatGTTCCCTTGCAGAAAACAGCTGGCgatctactcccgtaaagattacagccttggaaaccctatgggacagtactactctgtcacatggggtcgctatgactcataatagactcgatgacaacaggttttttccCTGACTCCCAGGAGGTCCAGGGCTTCACCCCAATCAGGCCATACCCCCTGCCCACAACCACCCCAGGGACTCACAGGAAATGGCGAAGAGGGCCTTGACTCGCACCGTTTCGCAGGCATCGCGGTCAAGCAGCCGTAGTAGTTTGCGCAGCACCCCGAGCCCCAGTACCTGCTCCTGGATGGCTGCCACGTTCTGGCTGCATGTGCCGATCAGCTGCGCCGCCCGCCACCGCAGCCCCGCGGCACCTGCCTCCAGGTACCGGCCCACCAACAGGTGCATGCCCGACAGCTGGCAGAAGTCTGTGCCATAGAGAGGAGGAAAGAGAGGCCAGGGTGAGGCTGGAGGGGCAGGGCCTGGCCACCCTCACAGGAGCACCCAGCCAGGTGGCTCATCAAGGCCAGTAAGGCTCAGGCATGTGGGCACCTGCAGGGAGGAGGGAACTTCTTcactgctgggctgctaaccaaaaggttggaggttcaagtccaaccagaggtgcctcagaagaaaggcctagcgatctgcttctgaaaaatcagccattgaaaacactatggagcacagttcatctctgacacacatggggtcaccatgagtcagaatcaatttgatttcGGTTTCCCACACTTATTGCAGTCCAAAACTAAAGTGCCACTTCTCCCAAGCACTGCGTGTTCACTCTGTGCCTGGAGTTGGGTTGATGGCAGTACCTATGGCTGTCTCCACCCATCCTCATGACCCCGGAGGGCTGATGGTTCCTATGTATAGAGGAGGTAACCTGGGGCTCCAGGGGCTTCAGAGACTTGCCCAAGCTCACAGTCCTTCCATGGAGTGATCCCCCAAGCTCCACGCTCTCAACGTCCACACTGCCAAGACCAAACCAaatccgctgccatcaagtcaattccaactcatagcaacccgatacaacagagcagaactgcctcataagatttcCTAGGCCGTGATTTCTAAGGAAGCttactgccatatctttctcccatggagtggttggtgggttcgaaccaccaaccttttgattagcagccaagtgcttagccactgtgccaccagggctcctgtactgTATTCTTCCCCAAATGGGGGTAATGTCTCATCACTCGCCTTCTAAAAACCTTCAAACTGCTCCAACGCACCTAGAATGAAACCCGCAGCCCTGCCTTGGCCTGCAAGGCCCAGCATGTTCCAGCTTCGTTTCCTTC from Loxodonta africana isolate mLoxAfr1 chromosome 11, mLoxAfr1.hap2, whole genome shotgun sequence includes these protein-coding regions:
- the HSPBP1 gene encoding hsp70-binding protein 1 isoform X2 codes for the protein MANQSSGGSRLPLALPPASQSGSTGADGSSAGGSGNPPPPRNLQGLLQMAITAGSQEPDPPPEPMSEERRQWLQEAMSAAFRGQREEVEQMKSCLRVLSQPMPPAAGEADLAADQQEREGALELLADLCENMDNAADFCQLSGMHLLVGRYLEAGAAGLRWRAAQLIGTCSQNVAAIQEQVLGLGVLRKLLRLLDRDACETVRVKALFAISCLVREQEAGLLQFLRLDGFSVLMRAMQQQVQKLKVKSAFLLQNLLGPCAPWGWSSSWWPSSGQNTAPSTSMCSEPSAAW